The DNA window CACCATGAAACGCTCCGTCTTTGCCTGCGCCGCGCTCCTCTCGCTGAGCGCCTGCGCCTCCGACGTCGATCCAGGCCCCGGAGGGGGATCGGCCGCGCCCCCCACGCCGTGCATGGGCGACGACTGTCCTCTGGATCGGCGGTGCGTGAACGGGGTCTGCGTCGGGGACGCCGCGTCGACTCCCTCCGGCGATGTGCGCGCCGCGGTGGCCGAGGCGGCGCGGAGAGGGTGCGCGCGCCTGCAGTCCGACTGCGCCCACCTCTGCGAGGGGCCCTTCGCCCGCTGTCACCCGACGCTGGAGGCGTGCGTGGCCGAAGAGACCTCGGAGTACCTCGACGACTACGCGTCCCCGGTGGTCGACCCCGTCCTGGCGGCGCAGTGCGCGGCGCAGATCGAAGCGGCTCCCTGCTCCGACCTGACCCCGGACACGCTGGAGTGTGAGTACGCGGTCGTGGAGACCTGCGCCTCTTCGGAGGACGATCCCTTCGGCCTGAACCACTCCCCCTTCACGCCTGCGCCGCTCGAGCTCGACCAGACGCATGTCCTCCGCCTCTGCACGGAGGCGCCGGAGTTCTACGCCGTCGAGCTGGAGGCGGGGGAGCGCCTCTCGGTCACCGGGGTCGAGGAGCACGACGAGCGGGTGGGGCTCGAGCTCTGGCGGCTGATCGCGACGCGCACGGGGGAAGCGATGCTCGAGGACATGAGCGGCTACTTCGACGCGGATGGGGATCTCACCGCGCCCGTGCCGGAGGCGGGCACGTACCTCCTCGAGGTCGACGCCAGCTCTCGCTCGGGGGACTTCGCGCTCCGGATCGCGCGCGAATGACCGGCGCTCACCGTGACCAGGAGGCGGGGAACGTGCGGCGCCGGACGCTGACCGCTTCGAGCTCGCGGGGCGCGGCTGGCAGCGCGACGCGCTCGCCCTCCGCGATCGAGCGCCGCGGCAGGGGGCCGGACTCGAGGGTGAGGTCGACCTCGCCCCACGCTCGGGTCGCCACGAGCGCGCCGTCTCGCCAGAGGAACCACGCCTCGCCCGAGTCGTCGACGTAGGCGTCTCCGGCCCGCCGCAGGACCGCGCGGCGTCGACTCCAGACGTCGAACGTCGCTGGCGGATCGAGCTGCCCGCTCTGGTCGGCGTAGGCGAACACGAAGCCGGGTGGCCCGACGACGAGCACGTCTCCCGCGCCCTCCTGGCGGCGGAGGTAGTCGGCGGGGGCGTGGGTCGCGACGCCGATCATCTGCGCGTCCGTGAAGAGGTGGACGGGCGGGTGAGAGAGGTGGAAGAAGTCCATGAACTCGTCTTGCACGAGCCCCTCGTTGGGCGAAGGCGGGGTGAGCGCCACGAAGTGTCCGGTCCAGAAGGCCCGGCGCGGCGGGCGCGTCTCCTCCTGGATGAAGCGGAGAAAGTCGGGCTGGGTGTCCGCGTAGAAGAAGGGGTGGGTGTCGCGTCGCGCCTGGACGAAGGCCGGCCAGGTGGCGAGGGCGACGATGGAGGCGCCGACCACCGGGAGGAGTCGACGCGCGCGGAGGCGTGACCAGACGAGCGCGTACAGCCAGCGGGCGCCGATCATCGCGAAGTAGGCGAGGGCCGGGAGCGCCGGCCAGAGATAGCGCGCCTCGTTGTGTCCGACGCGGAAGCTGATGAGGGCCGTGAAGCCGAGCATCCACAGCAGGGCGGGCAGGTCGCGCCGCCAGTCTCGACGGAGGCCGACCGGGACACCGACGAGGGCGAGCGCGACGGTGATGGGGGAGACGGTCGCGAGGAGCATCGGCCCGTAGTCCCACTGGGTCTCGCCGGGCATCGGCTCGACCATCGCGCTCGCGCCGCCGATGAGCGCCTGGAAGGCCTCGAGGGTGAAGGGCTCCCCGTCGACCTCGCGGAAGACGGCGGCGAGGAAGAGCCAGAAGACGACGGCGGCGACCACGCCCGCCGCGAGGGCCCCGGCGATGCGGCGGAGGCGGAGCCTTCGCTCGAGGGGGATCCGCACGAGCTCGGCCGCGATGAACGCGAACGGGAGCGCGCCCAGCGAGTACTTCGTGAGCATGCCGCCCGCGACGGCCAGGCCGAACAGCAGCCAGTGTCGCGGCTCGCCGCGTGCGCTCGTGGCGCGAGCCCAGGCGAAGAAAGAGAGGGCCACCCAGCCCGCGGTGGCGATGTCGACGAGGAGGAAGGGCGCGTAGCGGATGAAGAGGCGGGTGCTGCACAGGAGCAAGACGCCAAGCAGGGCCCAGCCGGCGCCGGCGCGCTCTCGCATCCAGAGCCACGCCGCGAGGAGCGCGAGCGCCGCCATCGCCCAGCCGAGCAGGTGAGGGAGGATCCACCGGACGGGATCGCCGGCGTCCTCGGCGTCGACGATGGCCGAGACGATGGGGCGCGCGAGCACCGGGACGAGCGGCGCGTGCACGCGGTAGTAGGCCGCGCTCTCGTCGCCGTTCAGCCGACGCGCGTCGTTCATGTAGTCGAAGCTGTCGTAGTAGTGGAGGCGAACCTGCACCGCCTGGTGGAGCGTGAAGCCGAGCGCGAGGGCCACGCCTGCGGCCGCGAGCCACGCCGGAAGACGCCGGGCCAGCTGGGGTTCGCCTCCCATGGGCGGCGCAGCATAGCGCGGCGGCGTAGGATCGCGCGGCGTGACCTTCTCGGTGACGGATCTGGTGGTCGGCCGCGGTGACGCGGCGCTCGTGCGGGGCCTCTCCTTCTCGCTCGATCGGGGTGAGCGCGTCGCGCTGGTGGGGCCATCGGGAGTCGGAAAGACCACGGCGCTCCGTGCGATGGCCTGGCTCGACGATCCTCTCGGTGGCTCGCTCGAGCTCGACGGACAGACGCCCCTGTCGATGGGCGCGCCAGCCTGGCGACGGCGGGTGCTGCTCGTGGCCCAGCGCGCGACCTTCTTCGGCGGGTGCGTGCGCGAGGAGCTGGCGCGGCCGTTCGGCTATCGATCGGCGACCGGGGCGTTCGACGCGGACGCGGCGCGCTCGCAGCTCGACGCGCTGGGGCTGGCGCACAAATGGGACGCGCCGTGCGAGCAGCTCTCGGAGGGTGAGCGGCAGCGGGTCGCCCTGGCGCGGGCGCTCCTGCTCGAGCCGGCGGTGCTCCTGCTGGACGAGCCGACCTCGGCGCTGGATGAGGCATCGGCGGAGAGGGTCGAGGCGCAGCTCACCGATCGCACCTTCGTGATCGTGAGTCACCAGGCGGCCCAGCGGGAGCGGCTGCGCGCGCGTCCGATCGTGCTGGAGCCGCATGCCTGACGGGGCGATCGCGATCGACGCGTGGCACCTCGCGCTCAGCGCGGGCTTCGTCGTCCTGGCCGGAGCGGTGAGCCTGGGGCTGCGGCTCGGGCTGGAGGGCAAGCTGGCGCTCGCGAGCGCGCGCACCGTCGGCCAGCTCCTGCTCGTGGGCTACGTGCTCGGCTGGGTCTTCGAGCTCGAGGAGCCGTTCGTCGTGCTCGTGCTCTTGACCTTGATGATCGCGGCCGCGGCGCGCGCGGCGGTCCAGCGCTCGACCCGGCGGATCCCCGGGGTGGGCCTGATGGCCTTCTCCATGCTCGCGCTGACGGGGCTCGCGACGACCCTGGGCGCGACCGAGGTCGTGATCGGCGTCGAGCCGTGGTGGCGTCCCCGGTACGTCGTGCCCTTGCTCGGCATGGTGCTCGGCAACGGCCTGACGGGCATGTCGCTCTGCCTGGACGAGCTCTTGTCCAGCCTCGACGAGCAGCGCGCGCGGGTCGAGACCGAGCTCTCGCTCGGGGCCACGCGATGGGAGGCGGCGCGCGCTCCACTCCGCGAGTCGATCCGCCGCGGCATGATCCCGATCCTCAACAGCATGATGGTCGTCGGCGTCGTCTCCCTGCCCGGCATGATGACCGGCCAGATCCTCGAGGGCGCCGATCCCCTCATGGCCGTGCGCTACCAGATCGTGATCATGTTCATGCTCGCCGGCGCGACCAGCTTCGGTTGCATGCTGCTCGCCTTGCTCGTCTACCGCCGCCTCTTCAACCCCCGCCACCAGCTCCGCGCCGAGCTCATTACCCGCAGCTGAGGTCGCCCGCTTCAGGACTGAGGGACGGTGTTTACTTGTGACCGTAATCTTTGCGTATCCACGTCTGTGGGTATGCAAGAAGTCCGGTCACAAGTAAACACCGTCCCCTGGTCTCGGGGGAGGGGTTACCGGATGCGGACGACGATGGCCGCCGCGCCGACGCCGGCTTTGGCGGCGGGCTCGGTCAAGAGGCTCGCGAGGACGCTGGGCTGGGTCTGGGGATCGGCGCCCAGGACGCTCATGGCCTTCGCGATGGAGCTCATGCTGAAGGCGGTGAGGGAGCCGGCGAGGATGAGGTCGCCGGGGTGGACCTCGGTGGAGCAGACGCTGGGGCGCGCTCTCAGCAGGCCCGACTTCTCCTCGTCCTCGCGCGCGGTCAGGCGCTTGGGCTGGCCGTTCCGCTGCACGTAGACGCGGCCTGGGCCGACGCTGATGACGTGGAGCTGGCCCGCCGACAGGAGCACGCCCACGAGCGTGGCGTCCGGGAGGAGACGCTCGACGAGCTGGTCGCAGCGATCGGCGAGGGCGTCGCGCGCGGCAGCCACGGCGTCTCCGAGGCGCGCTTGCCCGTCGCTCTCGTCGTCGTCGCTCAGGTGCGCCTCGAAGCCGTCGAGCGCCGACTGGGTCGCAAGGCTCCAGGTGCGCGGCAGCCCGAGGCCGGTGCTCACCGCGAAGGCGCGGCCTCCCTGCAGGCGGCGCGCGGCGTGGCGGCTGAGCTGCCCCCCGCGAATGTCCGCCCGGGTGACGCTGATGTGCGCTTCGGTCCTCACGCCTTGCCGTAGCGTAGCTCGCTCAGCTGCACCCAGAGAACCCCGAACGTGGTGAAGAGCAGCCCGACCGCCGCGACGACGAGGCCGCAGATCCACAGCTCCACGTCGGGCACGATCTCGGCGAAGAACCCGCCGCGCTCGATGCCGGCCAGCTCCTGCGCGAAGTGGCTCATCGACGCGAAGCGCACCGCGCCCGGCATCAGGCCGAGGAAGAACTCCACGAAGCCGAGCCAGATCACGCTCACCATGCCGCCCGCCTCCGGCACCAGAGAGCCCCAGAAGAGGCAGATGCCGCAGTAGGTGACGACCAGCAAGCTCGCCGCTCCGCCCGCGCGCGCGGTGTCGCCGAGCTGCTCGATCATCTGGGTGGGCGCGGTCGCGAAGCTCACCACGTGCATCAGGAGCAGCGCGGCCCACAGCACCGCGATCGACGCCGCGGCCGCGACGAGGAACTTGCCGAGGGCGATCGCGCCTCGGTTGACCGGGCGCATGGTCAGGAAGTGCAAGGTCCGCCCCTCGACCTCCTCGCCGATCACGCCCGACGCGAAGAGGATGGGGAGGAGGAAGACGAGCAAGCGGAAGAAGCCCCACTTGATGCCGCCACGGACGACGTCGACCGCGATGGCGTCGCTCTCGAGCAGCGCGACCACGGCCGGGAAGAGCACGACGACGAAGGCGGCCACCGCGGCGACCCGGAGCTTGCGGCCCCGGATCACGCGCTTGGCCGAGAGGCGCGCGATGGCCATCGTCGAGCTGACGATCGAGGGCGGGGCGATCACTGGCCACCTCCCACGCGGAGCTGCTGCTCGTAGGCGACCTTCTCCGCTCGGTTCTCGAGCTTGCGCATGCCCCCCGAGCCCGCGTCCGCGCCCGTCCCCGCGCCGCGGTTCGCCCGCTCCACGAGGTAGTAGAAGAGCGCCTCGAGGTTCGCGTCCGGGCTCGTGATCGAGCGGAGCTGGAAGCCGCCCTCCACGACCTGCTTCGCGATCGCGTCGTAGGTCTCGTCCGGCTGCCAGGTGTGGACCTCGAGCACGTCCTCCGCCGGGAAGTGAAGCGCCACCACGCCGCGCTCGTTCGCCAGGAGCGCCGCGGCCAGGTCGCGCGGCCGGTCGCACTGCACGCGCACGTGATGCGGGTGCTCGTCGAGCAGCTCGCGGATGTCCTGCATCGCGCCCTGCGCGACCACCTGTCCGCGCGCGATCAAGAGCAGCTGATCCGTCAGCGCCTCGATCTCGTGCAGCACGTGGGTCGAGAAGAGCACGAGCGCGCCCTCCTTCGCCCGCCGCCGGAGCGCGTCGAGGATCTGCTGGCGCGAGGCCGGGTCGGTGCCGGTCAGCGGCTCGTCGAGGAGCAGGATGTCCGGCTCGTGCACGATGGACTGCGCGAGCTTGGCCCGCTGTCGCATGCCGCGGCTGTAGCCGCCGACCGCGCGGTTCATGGAGTCCTCGAGCCCGAACTCCTCGAGCGCGTCCTTGGCCTTCTTCTTCGCCACCTCGGGCGGGAAGCCGTTGAGCTCCGCCATCGCGCTGACGAACTCGAGCCCGGTCAGCTCGTCGTACATCGCGTCCGCTTCGGGGCAGTACCCGAGGCGCGCCATCACCCGCGGGTTGCCGAAGGGGGGCAGCCCGCCGACGAGCAGCTTGCCCACGCTGGGCTTGATCTGTCCGCCGATCATGCGCATGAACGTCGTCTTGCCCGAGCCGTTCGGCCCGAGCAGGCCCCAGATGCCGGGCCCGAGGTGCAGCGAGACGTCGGCGACGGCGGTGACCTTGCCGTACCACTTGCTCAGGCGCACCGCGCGGATCGAGGCGCCGTCCTTCGTCTGGTCGCTCACGTGATCACCTCCGCCCTCTGCAGGCGACTCCAGGCGTAGGCCACCGCCCCGGCCACGAGGATCGCCAGGACCGGCCCGGCGTGGAACCACTCGACGTCGCTCCCCTCGCTGGTGACCTTGAAGAGCGCCTCGCGGACCACGGTCAGCATCCCGGGGATCGAGATGAGGTAGAGCCAGGACCAGTCGGTGATCGCGTCCACGAGCAGCGCCAGCACGTGCGGCACCACGAAGAGCACGATCCAGGCGCTCATGGTCAGCGCGCGGCTCTTGCTGATCGCGCTCACCCCGATCGAGAGGGTGGTCAGCGAGACCGCCGCGATCAGCGCGTACAGGAAGGCGGGCAAGACCAACCCGGCCATCTCGAGGCGATACTCCGCAGCCGAGATGCCCGTCAGCGGCAGCACGATGAAGAGCGACGGCACGAAGAGCACCGAGAAGATCAGGATGGTCAGCGCGGCGACCCGCCCGATCATGTACTGCACGATCGTCACGGGCTTCGCGAAGTAGAACTGGAAGGCCTTGAACGTGAAGTCCTCGGCGATCACCCCGGCGCCGGAGCGCAGGGTGAGCACGGTCGCGAAGAGCCAGACCTGCAGGTTGAAGAAGAACGAGGTGATCTCGCCCCCCGGCAGCGGCGGCAGGTCACCTGCGCCCGCGCCCACCGTCTGGTTGCGAATCCACCACGTCCCCGCCACGAGCGCCGCGCCGATCAGGCCGGACACGAGGGCCGCGATGAGCGTCAGCTTGACGATCCACGAGCCCCACGCGCGCCACAGGCCGTAGCGCAGGAGCACCCACGTGTTCTGCGAGCTCGGGAGCCGTTCCCCCTCGTACGCCCGATAGCCCAGGTCTCGGACCGTCATCGGCGCGCACGTTACGATACCGGCCGGGTCGGGGCCAGGCCTCGCCGCGTCAGGGCAGCGGCGTGAACGAGAGCGGCACGGGGACCTGCCCGCCAGCGGCGCTCGCGGGGAACTGGAAGCGGCGCGCCGCGTTCCGCAGGCAGCGGGCCATGCCGCCGAAGTCGGGGCCGTCCACGTCCGCGTTCGTCACCTGGCCGCTCGGCGCGATGTCCAGCGTGACCCGGACCCGCGCGTCCACCGCCGTGCCCGCGTGCCTCACGGCGCGCTCGTAGCACTGCCGGAAGCGCGCCTGCCCGCGCTCCAGCACGGGGCGAACCGCGGCCGCCGTGAGCGGCGCGTCGGAGGTCTCGGGGGGCGGCGCCTCGGGCCGTCGGCCGACCCGCCGCTCCTGCACGCGCGCCTCGGCGACCTGTCGTCCCGCGCCGCGGCGCTGGAGCCCGAACGCGGCCCGCCGTGGCTCGCGGGGAGCGGGCGTGGCGTCGATGGCCTCGATCGTCACCGGCTCGGCGCGCGGTTCGTCCTCGCTCGGCTGCGCCACGCTGGGCGCGCTCGCCTGTGGGGCCTCGGTGCGCGGGGCGGCGGTAGGCGTGGGGGGCGTCGCCTCGGGCGCCGTCGCCGCGGGGACGGACGCGCGCTCCGAAGGCGCGACGACGCTCTGGCGCGCCGCGCTCGGGGGCACGCCGGCCAGCTCGCGCGCCTCGCTCGCGCCCAGCTCCTGGACGAGCGTGGGGGTCAAGGTCACCGCGACGACCACGCCGAACACGACGGCGCCGAACACGGCGAGCCAGAGGCCCCCGCGCCCCCTGCGCTTCACGTCGTTCGCCGGCTTGCTCGAAGGCATCACCGAGGCGTAGGCGAGGATGGGCTCGCCGATCTCCGTCGCCTTCGGAACGGGCATGGTGGGCCGGAGGCTGTCGTGCGGCCGCCACGGCATCGTGGGGCGCTCGCTGAGGTGCGGGTCGGTCACGGTTCGCGTCGTCATGGCAATGATCGCCAACGGCCGAATGGAGGCCGCGCTTGAGGCGTTGCCTCATTTCGATCCGCCTGAGACGGTGCCTCCCTGGCGTGGGAGAAGCCGTGGTGTCACCCTCCGGCAGCCGAGATGAGCCGCACGGCGCTCGCAAGATGGCGAAAGTACTACGAAAGATCGGGCGCATCGCCCGCCGCGTGCTCGATCTCGTGCCGCTGACGCCGCTGGGCCTCTTCGTGGGGCTCGGCGCCACCGCCGCGCTGTATGGGCTCGCCTTCCCGCAGCTGGATCTCGTCTGGCTCGTGGTCGGGTTCGCCACCCTCGGGCTCCTCGCCGCCGCCCTCGTCGCGGTGGTGATCGGCGCCGTCTGGTTGAAGATCGCCACGCGCCGCGCGCCCCACCAGGAGGTCGAGCGGCGGAAGATGGAGACCGGCCGCGCGCTCCCCACCGGCTTCGACGCGAGCACGCTCTGGCTCCTGCCGCTCGTGCAGGTCAGCTGGTCGTGGGAGTCGCCCGAGGACGCGCGGGTCGAGCTCCGCAAGGTGCGCGGCCGCTGGCAGGAGCGGGTCGCGCTCTCGCGCCGCGGCCACGTGCGCGGGATCCGGCGCCGCATCGTGGTGCAGGACGCGTTCGGGCTCGCGCGCCTCGCGATCCGTCAGCGCGATCCGGAGGAGCTGACCGTCCTGCCGCACGCGGGCCGCCTCGGGGAGACGCCGATGCTGGTCTCGCTGGCCGGCGGCGACGAGCGGCCGCATCCCATGGGGGTGGAGGACGGAGACCGCGTGGAGCTGCGCCGCTACGTGCCCGGGGATCCGGCGCGCTTCATCCACTGGAAGGTCTTCAGCCGCACCCGCCAGCTCGTGGTGCGCGTGCCCGAGCGCGCCCTCTCACCCTCGCGGCGCACCGTCGCCTACCAGGTGGCGGGGCCGGCGGACGACGCCTCGGCGGCGGCGGCGCGCGTGGCGGTGGAGGCGGGGGTCTTCGGTGCGGACTGGAGCTTCGGCGCCGACGGAACCGCGGGGGAGACGAAGCGGACCGACGAGGCGATCGAGCGGATCGTGCGGTCCGCCGACGCCCGCGCGCACGGCGGCAAGGGCCTCGAGGCGTTCCTCCGGCGCGCGGAGCAGGCGGGCCCCGCGTCGGCGGTGATCTTCGCGCCGCCCCGTCCCGGGCCCTGGCTGGACCACGTGGTCCGGGCGACCCGCGCCCGCGCCGCCCGCACGCGCTTCGTGGTCGCGACCGACGGCATCGACGTCGGCGCGAGGGCCCCGCTCTGGCGCCGCCTGCTGCTCGCGCAGCCCGCCCGCGAGGGCACGCCGGCCGACGAGCTGGACCAGGTGCTGCGCGCGCTCGCCACCTCGCGCGCCGAGGTGATCGTGCTCGACCGCAAGAGCGGCCGGCGCCTCGGCGACGCCCACCGGGCGGCGATGCGCAGGCTCGAGAAGAAGCAGGAGGCGGCGTGAGCGAGCCGACCGCGCCCGACGCAGGCGCCCGCCTGCCCGAGCCGTGGCTCTCCACGATCCTGCGCGTGATCGTGCACGGGGTCACCGCCGGGGTGATCGCGTGGCCGCTCACCGTCACCGAGGGCGTGCTCGCGGCGATCGCAGGTGGGGCGCTCGGCGCGCTGTCGGCGCGCTTCCTCGCGGCGAGCTCGATCCGTCTCCCGGCCATCTTGCTGCTCGGCCTGGCCGCGGGGATCGGCGTGGCGCTGCTGCACCTCTTCGCCGTTCAGCTCGGGCTCGTGCCCGACTCGCTCGGACCGGCGGGCGCGCTGCTCGTGGGCGACGCGATCGCGTTCGGCGGCGGCGCGATGGTGTACGGCGCGATGCTCCGCACCGTCAGCGGTCGCTACCCCGCCATGTCGATCCTGGAGGCGGGGACCGTCGCCTCCGCCTTCGCCGCGCTCCTCGTCGCGCACCGCAACGGCGCCATTCACCGCCCGTACGCGCTCGCCGATCAGCTCATCGCGCGCGGCGAGGATCCCACCCTGGCCATCCTCGCCATCGGGGCGCTCGGCGCGTTCGTGATCGTGCTCCTGCTCCTCAGCGAGCGCAGCCTCATCCGCTCCGCCTTCCACCTCGGCGTGGTCGGCGCGCTGCTCTTGATCATCTTCGGCACGACCACGATGACCGAGCTGCCCACGCCGCCCTCGAGCGGCGGCGCGCTCGGGCTCCAGGACGACGACCGCGAGCAGCGCGAGGACGGCCAGGGAGGTGGCGGCGAGGGCGGGCAAGGCAACCGGCGCTCGAGCGACGAGCTGGACTTCCGCGACCAGTACCCGAGCGGCGGCGGCGCGCCCGACGCGGTGGTGATCTTCCACGACGACTACTCGCCCCCCGGCGGCTACTACTACTTCCGGCAGAACGCCTTCAGCCAGTACAACGGCCGCAAGCTCGTCGCGGCCACGCTCGCGGGCATCGATGAAGACGTGCACAACGTGTTCCCTTCGGGCGGCGCCCGCGACGTGGCCTGGGCGCCCGACGCGGGCATGGACCGCACCACGGTCGAGACGACGGTGGCGATGCTGGCCGAGAACACCGCGCCCCTGGGCCTCGAGGCCCCCGAGCGCTTCGTCCCGGCCACCAACCCGAACCAGCAGCGCTTCCGTCGCGTGTACCGGGTGCACTCGGTCTCGCTGACCCAGGAATTCCTCGGGCTGCTCGACCGGCCGGCGGGCGATCCGACCTGGGACGACGACACGCGCGCGCACTACCTCGCCGCGCCCGACGACCCGCGCTACGCGGCGCTCGCGCAGCGCATCCTCGCCACCCTGCCGCCCGACCTCGCGGATCAGCCCGTGGCCAAGGCGATGGCGATCACGCAGTGGCTCGGCGAGCACGGGACGTACTCGCTCCAGAGCCGCCACGCGGGGGCCGAGGATCCGACGGCGAGCTTCCTCTTCGGCGACCTGACCGGCTACTGCGTGCACTTCGCGCACGCCGCGGTCTACCTGATGCGCGAGGCCGGGCTGCCGGCCCGCGTGGGCACGGGCTACGCGCTCCCGGAGGCGAACCGTCAAGGCGGCTCGGCGCTGCTGCTGCGCAACTCCGACCAGCACGCGTGGCCCGAGATCTACTTCGGCCCCGCGGCCGATCTGGAGGCGACGCGCACCCCCGAGGAGATCGCGCTCTACACCCTCGCCGACGCCTACGACGCGGACAGCCTGACGGAGCTCGACTGGGGCGTGCGCGCGGACGCGATGGCGGAGGTGCTGCGCACGGCCGAGGTCGAGCTGGCCACGCCCGTCCGGAGCCGCGACGCGTATCTGCTCGCGGTGATGGATCCGCGCACCGCGCTCGACGAGCTGGCCGAGCGCTCCGAGAAGTCCATCCCGGTCCTTCTCGAGCGGGCCGTGGCGCGGGTGCGCAGGCAGGCCGGGGTGCCGGAGCGCGCCGAGCCCTCGACCGCGGCGGGCTGGGTGGTGATGGACGTCTCGCCGCAGACCGTGCTCGACGGCGAGGGGCAGCCGCCGGACCCGCAGCTGCAGCGACTCCTCGGGGAGATGGCGCGCGGCTCTCAGCCGATCGACGAGGCCGTGCAGCCGCCGCGGCCCATGCGGGAGCTGGCGCGCGCCGTCGCGATGCCGGCGCTCTGGGTCGTGCTGGGGCTCCTCTTCGCGGTGGTGGCGCTGAGCTACGTCATGAAGGCGCTGCGTCGCTTCGGGCGGACCCCGCGACGCGTCTACCGGGCGGCGCTGGATCGGTTGAGCGAGGCGGGGCTCCGGCGGCGCTGGGGCGAGAGCCCGGAGGCGTTCGCGGCGCGCCTCGGTGAGCCGCTGCCCTCGCTGACGCGGCTGACCCACCGCCACCTCGCGGCCGCGTTCGGCGGGCAGCTCCCCGGGGACGCCGCGAGCCGCATGATCGAAGACGCGCGCGTGTTCCGCGTGGAGCTCGGCCGTGCCGTGCCCTGGTGGCGCCGCCTGATCGGGCTCATGAACCCCTTTTCCTGGATGCTGACGCGATAGGCTCCTGGATGCTGACGCGATAGGACGACGATGGAAGCGATGACGACGAGCGAGGCGCGGCCCGAGGCCGACAGCGAGGCTGACAGCGAGGCTGGCGCCGAGATGGGGACCGAGCAGGCGAGCGCGGTGGCCGAGCGGCTCGGGGCGCGCATGCGCGCGGCGGTGCACGGCCGGGACGACGTGATCGATCTCGTGCTCACCGCGCTGCTCGCGGACGGCCACGTGCTGCTCGAGGACTACCCGGGATCGGGCAAGACGACGCTGGCGCGCGCGCTCGGCGGCGCCATCGCGGCGGATGACGGCGACGCGCACATCGCGGCCTTCCGGCGCATCCAGTTCACCCCCGATCTCCTGCCGAGCGACATCACCGGCACCAACGTCTTCGACGTCGAGACGAGCCGCTTCGCCTTCCGCCACGGGCCGGTCTTCGCCCACGTCGTGCTCGCGGACGAGATCAACCGCACCAGCCCCAAGGTGCAGGCCGCGATGCTCGAGGCGATGGCCGAGAAGCAGGTCACGGTCGACAACGACACCCACCCGCTCGACGCGCTCTTCTTCGTCATCGCGACCCAGAACCCGCTCGACCTCGCGGGCACGTATCCGCTCCCCACGCCGCAGCTCGACCGGTTCCTGTTCAAGATCGAGATGAAGCACATCTCGCGCGAGGCGGAGCTCGACGTGCTGGCTCAGTACCCGACGCCGCACCTCGACGCGGCGGCGAAGCTGCCCGGCGTGACGCGGGCCCAGCTCCTCGGGGCGCGCGACGCCCTGCGCCACCGCGTGCACCTCGCGCCGATCTTCCGGGAGGTCC is part of the Sandaracinaceae bacterium genome and encodes:
- a CDS encoding transglutaminase domain-containing protein — its product is MSEPTAPDAGARLPEPWLSTILRVIVHGVTAGVIAWPLTVTEGVLAAIAGGALGALSARFLAASSIRLPAILLLGLAAGIGVALLHLFAVQLGLVPDSLGPAGALLVGDAIAFGGGAMVYGAMLRTVSGRYPAMSILEAGTVASAFAALLVAHRNGAIHRPYALADQLIARGEDPTLAILAIGALGAFVIVLLLLSERSLIRSAFHLGVVGALLLIIFGTTTMTELPTPPSSGGALGLQDDDREQREDGQGGGGEGGQGNRRSSDELDFRDQYPSGGGAPDAVVIFHDDYSPPGGYYYFRQNAFSQYNGRKLVAATLAGIDEDVHNVFPSGGARDVAWAPDAGMDRTTVETTVAMLAENTAPLGLEAPERFVPATNPNQQRFRRVYRVHSVSLTQEFLGLLDRPAGDPTWDDDTRAHYLAAPDDPRYAALAQRILATLPPDLADQPVAKAMAITQWLGEHGTYSLQSRHAGAEDPTASFLFGDLTGYCVHFAHAAVYLMREAGLPARVGTGYALPEANRQGGSALLLRNSDQHAWPEIYFGPAADLEATRTPEEIALYTLADAYDADSLTELDWGVRADAMAEVLRTAEVELATPVRSRDAYLLAVMDPRTALDELAERSEKSIPVLLERAVARVRRQAGVPERAEPSTAAGWVVMDVSPQTVLDGEGQPPDPQLQRLLGEMARGSQPIDEAVQPPRPMRELARAVAMPALWVVLGLLFAVVALSYVMKALRRFGRTPRRVYRAALDRLSEAGLRRRWGESPEAFAARLGEPLPSLTRLTHRHLAAAFGGQLPGDAASRMIEDARVFRVELGRAVPWWRRLIGLMNPFSWMLTR
- a CDS encoding AAA family ATPase, with translation MEAMTTSEARPEADSEADSEAGAEMGTEQASAVAERLGARMRAAVHGRDDVIDLVLTALLADGHVLLEDYPGSGKTTLARALGGAIAADDGDAHIAAFRRIQFTPDLLPSDITGTNVFDVETSRFAFRHGPVFAHVVLADEINRTSPKVQAAMLEAMAEKQVTVDNDTHPLDALFFVIATQNPLDLAGTYPLPTPQLDRFLFKIEMKHISREAELDVLAQYPTPHLDAAAKLPGVTRAQLLGARDALRHRVHLAPIFREVLVDLARALREDERVLQGASTRSLVLMMPALQAHALVKGRDFVSPGDLEVLAPHVFRHRLECAPGVDDPADVIRDALGPQIERLSKESLR